One Streptomyces sp. L2 genomic window carries:
- a CDS encoding family 10 glycosylhydrolase, whose translation MGRMSRRAFTLAALSTVVTASTVATAPSAAAAPRWPRARSEMRGVWVATVSNRDWPSRPGLTADEQRAELIGHLDRAVRDRLNTVVFQVRPTADALWPSPFEPWSEYLTGTQGEDPGWDPLGTAVREAHARGLELHAWFNPYRIANHTDLTRLAPWHPARRHPEWVVPYGGKLYYNPGLPEVRAFVRGAILDAVVTYPVDAVHFDDYFYPYPVAGQTFDDDDAYAAYGGGFPDRAAWRRDNIDRLVREIAAGVKLIRPRTRFGISPFGVWRNASTDPLGSDTRAGVQTYDDLHADTRRWVRERWIDYIAPQVYWNIGFAAADYTKLVDWWADVARGTGTRLYIGEALYKAGAAGQPPAWQDPAELSRHLTFAAAYPQVRGHVFFAATEVAKDPIGAMARVVADHYGQPAGPPR comes from the coding sequence ATGGGGCGGATGTCACGGCGCGCGTTCACCTTGGCCGCGCTGTCCACGGTGGTGACGGCGTCCACGGTGGCGACGGCACCGAGCGCGGCGGCCGCACCCCGGTGGCCGCGGGCCCGGAGCGAGATGCGCGGTGTGTGGGTCGCCACGGTGTCCAACCGGGACTGGCCCTCCCGGCCGGGGCTGACGGCGGACGAGCAGCGGGCCGAGCTGATCGGCCACCTCGACCGGGCGGTCCGTGACCGGCTGAACACCGTGGTCTTCCAGGTGCGGCCCACCGCGGACGCGCTGTGGCCCTCGCCGTTCGAGCCGTGGTCGGAGTACCTGACCGGGACCCAGGGCGAGGACCCGGGCTGGGACCCGCTGGGCACGGCCGTGCGGGAGGCCCACGCGCGGGGGCTCGAACTGCACGCCTGGTTCAATCCGTACCGGATCGCCAACCACACCGACCTCACCCGGCTCGCCCCCTGGCACCCCGCGCGCCGGCACCCGGAGTGGGTGGTGCCGTACGGCGGGAAGCTCTACTACAACCCGGGGCTGCCCGAGGTCCGCGCGTTCGTGCGGGGCGCCATCCTGGACGCGGTCGTCACGTACCCGGTGGACGCCGTCCACTTCGACGACTACTTCTACCCGTACCCGGTCGCGGGCCAGACCTTCGACGACGACGACGCGTACGCCGCCTACGGCGGCGGCTTCCCCGACCGGGCCGCCTGGCGGCGCGACAACATCGACCGGCTGGTCCGCGAGATCGCGGCCGGCGTCAAGCTGATCCGGCCCCGCACCCGGTTCGGGATCAGCCCCTTCGGAGTGTGGCGCAACGCGAGCACCGACCCGCTCGGCTCCGACACCCGGGCGGGCGTGCAGACGTACGACGACCTGCACGCGGACACCCGCAGATGGGTGCGCGAGCGCTGGATCGACTACATCGCCCCGCAGGTGTACTGGAACATCGGCTTCGCCGCCGCCGACTACACCAAGCTCGTGGACTGGTGGGCGGACGTCGCCCGGGGCACGGGGACGCGGCTCTACATCGGCGAGGCGCTGTACAAGGCGGGCGCCGCCGGACAGCCCCCGGCCTGGCAGGACCCGGCCGAGCTGTCCCGGCACCTCACGTTCGCCGCCGCGTACCCCCAGGTGCGCGGGCACGTCTTCTTCGCCGCGACGGAGGTGGCGAAGGATCCCATCGGGGCGATGGCGCGGGTGGTCGCCGACCACTACGGGCAGCCGGCGGGACCACCGCGCTGA